One genomic segment of Gemmatimonadota bacterium includes these proteins:
- the nagB gene encoding glucosamine-6-phosphate deaminase, translating into MEKIRTLVHDDHEAIARQVAAVIAAAIRAANAEGRHAVLGLATGSTPVGVYRELIRLHREDGLSFARVVTFNLDEYYPMDPSSIHSYQRFMREHLFDHVDIDPATIHLPSGGVPRGDIEAECAGYEAAIRAAGGIDLQLLGIGKTGHIGFNEPGSGARSRTRLVTLDTVTRRDAAADFFGEAFVPREAVTMGVATILEARQIAILATGEHKAGIVRRAVEGPVDTEVAATFLQSHPATTFYLDRAAAAGLTRIATPWLVDEVEWNDRLALEAVVWLAGQAGRGILKLTQRDYVEHWLSSLLAKFGSPGAVNGFAFNALGAKIRGRSKLPRQQKVICFSPHPDDDVISMGGMLRKLVLNQNEVTVAYLTSGNIAVFDHDLRRYLDFLARFAREFRVAPEVTKALADRVGEFLATKSPGQMDIPEALDLKRMIRESEAVSGIETLGLARSAARFLNLPFYRTGKVRKDPVGSADVAVIQALLEEAEPDLVFVAGDLSDPHGTHRMCKEAIDLALARVARRPEVWLYRGAWQEWSVTEATWLVPLSQEELSLKIQAIFKHQSQKDSAPFPGLDEREFWQRVEARNKETAASLDRLGLAEYFAMEAYVVEPA; encoded by the coding sequence ATGGAAAAGATTCGAACGCTCGTTCACGATGATCACGAAGCCATTGCCCGCCAAGTCGCCGCGGTCATCGCCGCCGCCATCCGCGCCGCGAACGCCGAGGGCCGCCATGCCGTGCTTGGGCTCGCCACGGGGTCGACCCCGGTCGGGGTGTATCGGGAGCTAATCCGGCTCCACCGTGAGGATGGTCTCTCGTTCGCTCGGGTGGTGACGTTCAATCTCGACGAGTACTACCCGATGGACCCGTCGAGCATCCACTCCTACCAGCGGTTCATGCGGGAACACTTGTTCGATCATGTCGATATCGATCCGGCCACCATCCATCTGCCCTCCGGCGGGGTGCCGCGCGGCGATATCGAGGCCGAGTGCGCCGGGTACGAGGCGGCGATCCGGGCCGCCGGCGGGATCGACCTCCAACTGCTCGGCATCGGGAAGACCGGGCATATCGGTTTCAACGAACCGGGCTCCGGCGCCCGGAGCCGGACCCGTCTGGTGACCCTCGACACCGTGACCCGCCGGGACGCGGCCGCCGATTTCTTCGGGGAGGCCTTCGTGCCCCGTGAGGCGGTGACGATGGGAGTCGCCACGATTCTCGAGGCCCGCCAGATCGCGATTCTCGCGACCGGCGAACACAAGGCCGGCATCGTTCGGCGGGCGGTCGAGGGGCCGGTCGACACGGAGGTGGCGGCCACTTTCCTTCAGAGCCATCCAGCCACCACGTTCTATCTCGACCGGGCGGCTGCGGCCGGCCTCACCCGGATCGCCACGCCGTGGCTGGTCGACGAGGTCGAGTGGAACGACCGGCTGGCGCTCGAGGCTGTGGTGTGGCTGGCAGGGCAGGCCGGCCGCGGCATCCTCAAGCTGACCCAGCGGGACTACGTCGAGCACTGGCTCTCGTCACTGCTCGCCAAGTTCGGGTCGCCCGGCGCCGTGAACGGCTTTGCCTTCAACGCCCTCGGCGCCAAGATCAGGGGCCGCTCGAAGTTGCCCCGACAACAGAAAGTGATCTGCTTCTCGCCCCATCCCGACGATGATGTGATCTCGATGGGCGGGATGCTCCGCAAGCTGGTCCTGAACCAAAATGAGGTCACGGTCGCTTATCTCACCAGCGGCAACATCGCCGTGTTCGACCACGACCTCCGGCGGTACCTCGATTTTCTGGCCCGGTTTGCCCGGGAGTTCCGGGTGGCTCCCGAGGTCACGAAGGCTTTGGCGGACCGGGTCGGTGAGTTTCTGGCGACGAAGTCACCGGGGCAGATGGATATTCCCGAGGCGCTCGACCTCAAACGGATGATCCGGGAGAGCGAGGCGGTGAGCGGAATCGAAACGTTAGGCCTGGCCCGGTCGGCCGCCCGGTTTCTCAACTTGCCGTTCTACCGGACCGGCAAGGTCCGGAAAGACCCAGTGGGGTCCGCCGACGTCGCGGTCATTCAAGCCCTGCTCGAGGAAGCTGAACCCGACCTGGTGTTCGTTGCCGGAGACCTCTCCGATCCGCACGGCACCCACCGAATGTGCAAAGAGGCCATCGACCTGGCCCTGGCCCGGGTGGCCCGGCGGCCGGAGGTCTGGCTGTACCGCGGCGCTTGGCAGGAGTGGTCGGTGACCGAGGCGACTTGGCTGGTGCCGCTCTCGCAGGAGGAATTGAGTCTCAAGATCCAGGCGATCTTCAAGCACCAGTCGCAGAAGGATTCGGCGCCGTTCCCCGGGCTCGACGAACGGGAGTTCTGGCAGCGGGTCGAGGCCCGCAACAAGGAGACGGCGGCGTCGCTCGACCGGCTGGGCTTGGCCGAGTACTTCGCGATGGAAGCCTACGTGGTTGAGCCCGCCTAA